The Planococcus donghaensis genome contains a region encoding:
- a CDS encoding Dps family protein, translated as MSNELNHELNVQVATWSVAYTKLHNFHWYVKGPSFFTLHVKFEELYNEATLHMDEIAERLLALGGKPVATMKEQLELSVVEEASSKESAEEMVDILVSDYDKIMKSLKKGMRLAAEDGDDMTEDMFNALHQNLEKHSWMLSAFLGEKK; from the coding sequence ATGTCAAACGAATTAAACCACGAATTAAACGTGCAAGTGGCTACATGGTCTGTTGCTTACACAAAATTACATAATTTTCATTGGTACGTGAAAGGGCCCTCGTTCTTTACGTTGCATGTGAAATTTGAAGAATTGTATAACGAAGCAACGTTACACATGGATGAAATTGCAGAACGTTTACTTGCGCTAGGTGGAAAACCAGTGGCAACGATGAAAGAGCAGTTAGAGCTTTCTGTAGTAGAAGAAGCTAGCAGCAAAGAGTCGGCAGAAGAGATGGTCGATATTTTAGTAAGCGATTATGACAAAATCATGAAATCCTTGAAAAAAGGCATGCGCTTAGCTGCGGAAGATGGTGATGACATGACAGAAGACATGTTTAATGCTCTTCACCAAAACCTTGAAAAACATTCTTGGATGTTATCAGCATTTTTGGGCGAAAAGAAGTAA